The following DNA comes from Terriglobales bacterium.
CGAGCGCGGCCCTTGCGCATACAGCGCAGGCCCTGAAAGTTGATCTCACGACAGAATGGTTGCCGACCGAGTCGCTCGCATCGGAAGGTTGGCAACATCGCCTGGACCCATTTCATGGCTTCTTCATCGGTCCGGGGAGCCCTTATAAGAGCCTGCAAGGCGGATTGAATGCAGTCCGTTTTGCTCGCGAATCCGGCCGGCCGCTCATCGCCACCTGTGGCGGATTCCAGCACGTGGTGATCGAATACGCCCGCAATGTCATGGGGTTCAGCGATGCCCAGCATGCCGAGTATGATCCTTATGCCTCCTGCCTGTTCATCTCGGCGCTGGTCTGCAGCCTGGCCGGCAAGGCCCTTCTTATTGATATCCTGCCCGACAGTCTGGCCTTTCGCGCTTATGGCTGCGCACAGGCAGAAGAGAGCTATTACTGCAACTTTGGAATCAACCCCGAGTATCGGCAGGATTTGGAAAATGCAGGGCTGGTTACAGCGGGAGTCGAAGCCGGGGAGGAACAATCGCGGGGCGAATCACGAATCTTGGAGTTGCCCAGCCAGCCTTTCTTCCTGGCGACACTTTTTGTGCCGCAAGCGCGTTCAACGCCAACATCTACCCATCCGTTGGTAGACGCATTTGTGAGCGCGGTAATTTCATCAGCATAGAGTTACAACTGCAATGCCCATAGGAAATGTAGCGTTCTTTAAAAGCAATCATCCAATATAGTTGGCGACTCATCGAACAGAATTCAATATAATAAAAATGATAGCTTCTGAACCGGATGATCGCTGTCCCCAGGTTTTACGCCGGCAACCGCCGGGCCGTTTCATGGGGAGAGAGGAAAGTCCGAACTCCACAGAGCAGTGTGCCAGGTAACGCCTGGGGGCCACGGTTCAAGCCGCGGTCACGGCCCAGTGCCACAGAGAACATACCGCCTCTAACGAGGTAAGGGTGAAAAGGTGCGGTAAGAGCGCACCGCCTCAACAGTAATGTTGAGGGCAGGGCAAACCCCACACGGAGCAAGACCAAATAGGGAAGGATCCGTCGCTTTGCGGCGGAGCGGGCCGGCTCGGCGCGCCAGAACTTCCGGGTAGGTCGCTGATGAGTGCGCGCAGCGATGCGCCGCCTAGAGGAATGATCGTCGTGTCCGGGCGCAAGTCCAGACATACAGAATTCGGCTTACAGGTTCAGTTGCTTCATGGGCCCTTCCGCTTCAGAGATGAAGTAGAAGGGCTTCAATTTTTGTGGTTTGACGTGCAGATGGCGAGGGCGCAGCAGCCTTGTTTTGGCTGCGGAGCCCTTAGATAGGGGTGAGCGCGGAGCGAGCGCCGAAAACGCGCGAGCGCAGCGCGAGGGCGTAGCAGCCTTGTTTTTTGGCTGCGGAGCCCTTAGATAAAAAACAAGGCTTCAATTTTTGTGACTTGTCAGGCGGATGGCGGATAGAGGGATTGAGTTGTTTGCGTAATGGGGTGATGCTATTTGTGTTGCCAACCCGTCAACCGGCTTGGGCGCGCGCGAAGCAGTGGTCTGAAGGTTGGCCGCCGGAGTGCAATCCAGGCTTTGCGCCTGCAGGGTGCGCTCGCCGAAGATGCGCACGTAGGCAATCGCCTGCATGGCGGTTTGCAGCCACAGGCCGGCCAGGCTGCCGAATTCCAGGGTGACGTGCACATCTTTGACCCACCACGAGGGGTTCTTGGCCAGCTCGCCATCAATACGCCGTATCAGGTAGGTCGTAGCATCCACCCAGGCTTGGCCCCGGATCATATTTTTCTCCTGCCGTTTGGGGATGAGCTGCAAGACGTAGCATGAGCTTCCCTGAAGCTGCTCGGTGCGCAGGAACTTAAAATCGTAATTCCTGCGCGAGATTTCCTGGGAACCTTCATCCTGGGCGGCAGCTCTTTCGTGCTCCAGTACCTGGCGCACAATTTTTTCTCCCTGCCCGCTGCCTTGGGCTTTCTGAATGGCAAAATTCTTGGTGCCCGGCGGCTGGAACTCTACTTTAGCGACAACCTGGGAGGTGGGAGTTTGGGAGTTGTTATCGAAGAATTGGTAACTCCTTGTGAGCGTATAAGGTTGTTGGGACCGGCTGGCAATTTCCGCCCGCTCCATGCGGGAGACGATCGTTTCCACGTCCTGCGCCGGGTCACTTGCGGCTGCAAAGGCACTCTGTAGAGAAGCCAATGCCACCCAGCCGGAAACCATCAGACATACGTAGCGACGTGATGTCTTCATGACTACTCCAAACCGCAATCCTACTGGCTGCGAAAACCACATGTGTCAAAGCGCTGTCACATTTCTGTCAGCAGTTCTGGATAGGTGAACATATGCCATACGCAAAGACCATGGGTTAGCCTGCTGAAGGATTAGAAGCCGCCCGCAGCAACGAGGTGGTCTGGTGGTGAACGACCAATGTGACCAAAGGACTAGAACAGTGTGTTTCTAACGCGCGGTTGCTCTGGCCGAAATCGTGAGAAGCTTGTTCTTGCTGCAAGGGATCCTATGGCTGTTGAAGACGGACGCTGACGAGGCTAAGAGATAGAAGCGGAGCGCTAGAAAGAAAAGAGAAGGCGCTAGCGCACGCCTGCCAGAGCCCGTGCCCGCCGTTCCGGATAAAGCGGGAATCCATCGCAAAATTCCACGACCTGCTTACGAATGCGGAGGAGCGCGGCAGAATCGGTGCGCTGGTTAAGGGCTTCTGCGATCCAGTGTCCCACCTGCCGCATCTGGTCTTCTTTCATGCCGCGAGTGGTAAGCGCCGGCGTGCCCAGGCGGATGCCGCTGGGCTTCAGCGGGGGATTAACGTCAAAGGGAATTGCATTTTTGTTAACCGTAATGCCGGCCTCGCCCAGAGCTTTTTCGGCCTCGCTGCCCAGCATGCCTTTGGAGAACACGTCCACCAGCATCAGGTGCGTATCCGTGCCGCCAGAGATGATGCGGAAGCCTTCTTTAGCCAGCTTCTCCGCCAGAACTTTGGCATTGGCAACTGTTTGCCGAGCATAGTCTTTGAAGGCGGGCTGCATGGCTTCCTGGAAGCAAACTGCTTTAGCTGCGATGATGTGCACCAGCGGTCCGCCCTGGATTCCGGGGAAGACCATTTTGTCTATGGCGACGGCATAGTCAGCTTTGCTCAGGATCATCCCGGCACGCGGGCCGCGTAAAGTCTTGTGGGTGGTCGAAGTCACGATGTGCGCATGCGGCACTGGACTAGGATGCACCCCGCCTGCCACCAGACCGGCAAAATGCGCCATGTCTACTAAATAGAGTGCGCCGACTTTATCGGCAATCTGCCGCATACGGGCAAAATCAATGATGCGCGCATAGGCGCTGCCTCCGCCGATGATCAGCTTTGGCCGCTCCCGCTCGGCAATCTGTTCCAGGTCGTTGTAATCAATAGTCTCGGTATCGCGCGTGACTCCGTAGGGAATGACTTTGTAAGTCTTGCCCGAAAAATTCAGATGATGTCCGTGCGTCAGGTGGCCGCCGTGGGCAAGATTCAATCCCAAAATGGTGTCGCCTGGCTGCAGCACCGCATACATGGCGGCCATGTTCGCCTGCGAGCCGGCATGGGGCTGCACGTTGGCGTGCTCGGCGCCGAAGAGTTGCTTGGCGCGGTCGCGCGCCAGGTTCTCGACGATGTCGGCAAATTCACATCCCCCGTAGTAGCGCTTGCCGGGATAACCCTCCGCATACTTATTGGTGAACACCGAGCCCATGGCTTCGAGCACGGCCTCGCTGACAAAGTTTTCCGAGGCAATCAGCTCCAGGCCTTCGTGCTGGCGGCGGGCTTCATCGTCAAGAGCAGCGGCAATTTGCGGATCGGTTTCAGAGAGCGGTTGCGACATCCAGTTGGACTTCATAATTAACAAAATTTTAACAGCATCGGGCGGTGGGATAGGAGAGAAAAAGCTTAACCACAAAGAACACGAAAGACAAAAACCAACCGCGGATTTCACGGATTCACGCGGATGAGGCTGAGATTCGTCTTCGCCAGGTAAACCTAATCCACGGTTGGTTTGCTTTTCTTCGTGTCCCTTTGTGAATCCCTTCGTGTCCTTTGTGGTTAAGCTTTTCTACATCAACAACTGTTTTTTCTTCTGCACAATGGGATGCTGCATCTCCTGCAAGTCGTTTTTCACCTGGTTCAGCCCATAGACGCAGTGTTCAAACTCCTTCGAGAGGCGGGCGAACAGGGGCGCGACTTTGGCATATTCAAAGTGCTCGAACTTAGAGACGATGTAGTAGCTCTCTTTGCCGGCCTTCATGAAGTCAATAAAGTTTTCCATGCGCTGCCGGCGCAGGCGGTAGTGGTTGATGCTCTCGGGAAACAGTCCGGTGAAGAAAAGCGTGTAGTCGCCAATGTGCTTGCGCACCTGGCGTTCGCGGTCAAACGATGGGGCCTCGCCATAGACTGGGTCCGATTCCAACAGCATTTCGCCTACGTCGTGCAGGGGCCTGCCAGAGGCGTTATGGACCTTGTAAAGTTGTTCAGTATCGCAGAATTCGCACAGCATGTTGGAGATATAGGCGTGGACTTCCGAATCCTTAATGCCTACATCTGAAGAGAAGTGATAGCGTACCAGTTCCTGAAACAGCCTGAGTAATGGGTTCGATTCCGCAATCATCTGACTACACCTCCGCCCTGGTCTGGGTTAAGTACATCTCTCAAACTTC
Coding sequences within:
- the glyA gene encoding serine hydroxymethyltransferase → MKSNWMSQPLSETDPQIAAALDDEARRQHEGLELIASENFVSEAVLEAMGSVFTNKYAEGYPGKRYYGGCEFADIVENLARDRAKQLFGAEHANVQPHAGSQANMAAMYAVLQPGDTILGLNLAHGGHLTHGHHLNFSGKTYKVIPYGVTRDTETIDYNDLEQIAERERPKLIIGGGSAYARIIDFARMRQIADKVGALYLVDMAHFAGLVAGGVHPSPVPHAHIVTSTTHKTLRGPRAGMILSKADYAVAIDKMVFPGIQGGPLVHIIAAKAVCFQEAMQPAFKDYARQTVANAKVLAEKLAKEGFRIISGGTDTHLMLVDVFSKGMLGSEAEKALGEAGITVNKNAIPFDVNPPLKPSGIRLGTPALTTRGMKEDQMRQVGHWIAEALNQRTDSAALLRIRKQVVEFCDGFPLYPERRARALAGVR
- a CDS encoding outer membrane lipoprotein-sorting protein; translated protein: MKTSRRYVCLMVSGWVALASLQSAFAAASDPAQDVETIVSRMERAEIASRSQQPYTLTRSYQFFDNNSQTPTSQVVAKVEFQPPGTKNFAIQKAQGSGQGEKIVRQVLEHERAAAQDEGSQEISRRNYDFKFLRTEQLQGSSCYVLQLIPKRQEKNMIRGQAWVDATTYLIRRIDGELAKNPSWWVKDVHVTLEFGSLAGLWLQTAMQAIAYVRIFGERTLQAQSLDCTPAANLQTTASRAPKPVDGLATQIASPHYANNSIPLSAIRLTSHKN